One Chanodichthys erythropterus isolate Z2021 chromosome 10, ASM2448905v1, whole genome shotgun sequence DNA segment encodes these proteins:
- the rhof gene encoding rho-related GTP-binding protein RhoF encodes MTQNGTVAGNGTQADALKIVIVGDGGCGKTSLLMVYAKGDFPEKYAPSVFDKYVTTVSYGGKDIQLNLYDTAGQEDYDRLRPLSYQEVNLVIICYDVTNPTSFDNVTIKWYPEVRHFCRDVPIVLIGCKTDLRKDKEKTRKLKALDMAPITYLQGVEVQKQMNAEVYLECSAKYRENVEDIFREATKRALAARAKARHLHKKRKRCTIL; translated from the exons ATGACACAGAACGGCACTGTAGCCGGCAATGGCACTCAAGCTGATGCTCTCAAAATTGTGATCGTCGGAGATGGAGGATGTGGAAAGACATCCTTGCTAATGGTATACGCCAAAGGAGATTTCCCAGAG AAATACGCTCCGTCTGTGTTCGACAAATATGTCACCACTGTGTCTTATGGAGGGAAAGACATTCAGTTGAATCTCTACGATACAGCAG GCCAGGAAGACTATGATCGCTTGAGGCCTCTGTCGTATCAAGAAGTTAACCTCGTTATCATCTGCTATGATGTCACCAATCCAACATCGTTTGACAATGTCACAATAAAG TGGTACCCAGAAGTCCGTCATTTCTGCCGTGACGTCCCCATTGTCTTGATAGGGTGCAAAACGGACCTGCgaaaagacaaagagaagaCAAGGAAGCTCAAAGCCTTAGATATGGCGCCCATCACCTACCTCCAG GGTGTAGAGGTCCAGAAGCAAATGAATGCTGAGGTATACTTGGAGTGTTCGGCTAAATATAGAGAAAACGTTGAGGACATTTTCAGAGAAGCAACCAAGCGAGCGCTAGCAGCCAGAGCTAAAGCAAGACACCTTCACAAAAAGAGGAAACGCTGCACCATTCTGTGA